A single region of the Podospora pseudopauciseta strain CBS 411.78 chromosome 1, whole genome shotgun sequence genome encodes:
- a CDS encoding hypothetical protein (COG:S; EggNog:ENOG503NWZK) — protein MARLSSPIDDDSGSPLSSMDSTDNEFPDRDAPEDIMEDAPPTKRLKTATGSVASPAFHKEASVDPDIDTVSQVSSDTDGDVPNSPINARQEEEEYAEQVTICHWEGCKAGDQGNMDNLVEHIHSDHIETRAKKYTCEWIGCTRKGMAHASGYALKAHMRSHTREKPFYCYLPECDRAFTRSDALAKHMRTVHQTEDLRPSDPVSKAHQTTGKSSKNLRIILKTPQSHATGQDDAVDDSDVPYEDSEDMLTPLDEELFSPEEIAMPREELFQLTKLQLKWAEEEGKRLEAELKEVGELYKQEWLEKEVLLEQVIRSEKDWFARKQAVLSGEADVVLTAPEAAANSVEDAQN, from the exons ATGGCGCGATTGAGCAGCCCGATCGATGACGACTCGGGctctcccctctcttccATGGATTCCACCGACAACGAGTTTCCAGATCGCGACGCCCCCGAAGACATCATGGAGGAcgcaccaccaaccaaacgGCTCAAGACGGCCACTGGCTCGGTAGCCTCGCCAGCATTTCATAAGGAGGCCAGCGTCGACCCAGACATTGATACTGTATCGCAAGTCTCCTCCGACACCGATGGCGACGTGCCAAACTCGCCCATCAATGCGCgccaagaggaggaagagtatGCGGAACAGGTCACCATCTGCCATTGGGAGGGCTGCAAGGCTGGCGACCAGGGCAACATGGACAATCTGGTCGAACACATCCACAGCGATCATATCGAGACTCGAGCAAAGAAGTATACTTGTGAATGGATTGGATGCACTAGGAAGGGAATGGCCCATGCCAGTGGTTACGCTCTCAAAGCTCACATGCGAAGTCACACCAGGGAAAAGCCATTTTACTGCTATCTTCCAG AGTGTGATCGCGCCTTCACCCGCTCCGACGCCCTGGCCAAGCACATGCGAACAGTCCACCAGACAGAAGACCTCCGACCCTCAGATCCCGTCTCGAAGGCCCACCAAACCACGGGCAAGTCGAGCAAGAACCTCCGTATCATTCTTAAGACACCACAATCGCACGCTACCGGCCAAGATGACGCGGTAGATGACAGCGATGTTCCCTACGAAGACTCCGAGGACATGCTCACACCCTTGGACGAAGAGCTGTTTAGTCCCGAGGAGATTGCTATGCCACGTGAGGAGCTATTCCAGCTAACTAAACTTCAGCTAAAGTgggccgaggaagaagggaagcGGCTCGAGGCTGAGCTCAAGGAAGTCGGTGAACTCTACAAACAGGAGtggctggagaaggaggttctTCTGGAGCAGGTCATACGGAGCGAGAAGGACTGGTTTGCTCGTAAACAGGCAGTGTTGTCGGGAGAGGCGGACGTGGTGTTGACGGCTCCTGAAGCCGCCGCAAATTCTGTCGAGGATGCGCAAAACTAG